A genomic segment from Pseudomonas sp. S09G 359 encodes:
- the tssC gene encoding type VI secretion system contractile sheath large subunit, whose product MSTESSNVQSHGATVLSEESSGVYGALFSKINLSPVKVLGGIEVFQNSEALSEVSADERVTAAVSVFLKLLKQSPQKVERLDKVLLDEHIASLDMQISRQLDAVMHHPDFQRVESTWRGVKSLIDQTDFRQNVRIELLDISKDHLVQDFEDAPEIAQSGLYLHTYTQEYDTPGGEPIAAAISNYEFDRGPQDIALLRNISKVAAAAHMPFVGSVGPAFFGKDTMEEVAAIKDIGNYFDRAEYIKWKAFRDSDDARYIGLTMPRVLGRLPYGPDTIPVRSFNYVESVKGPDHAKYLWTNASFAFAANMVKSFITNGWCVQIRGPQSGGAVTELPIHLYDLGIGNQVKIPSEVMIPETREFEFANLGFIPLSYYKNRDYACFFSANSAQKPALYDTADATANSRINARLPYIFLLSRIAHYLKLIQRENIGTTKDRRLLELELNKWIGGLVTEMSDPGDDLQASHPLRDAKVTVEDIEDNPGFFRVKLYAVPHFQVEGMDVNLSLVSQMPKAKA is encoded by the coding sequence ATGTCCACAGAGAGTTCGAACGTGCAATCGCACGGCGCTACAGTGTTGTCTGAAGAAAGTAGCGGTGTTTATGGCGCGCTGTTCAGCAAGATTAACTTAAGCCCTGTTAAAGTTTTGGGTGGCATCGAGGTGTTTCAAAACTCGGAGGCACTTTCCGAGGTGTCGGCCGATGAACGCGTAACGGCTGCGGTCAGTGTATTTTTAAAGTTGCTTAAGCAATCACCGCAAAAAGTCGAACGCCTGGATAAGGTCCTGCTGGACGAGCATATCGCGTCATTGGATATGCAGATCAGCCGTCAACTCGACGCGGTCATGCACCACCCGGATTTCCAGCGAGTCGAATCAACCTGGCGTGGTGTGAAGTCGCTGATTGACCAGACGGACTTCCGCCAGAACGTGCGCATTGAGTTGCTGGATATCAGCAAGGACCACCTGGTGCAGGACTTCGAGGACGCCCCCGAAATCGCCCAAAGTGGCTTGTACCTGCACACCTACACCCAGGAGTACGACACCCCGGGCGGCGAGCCGATTGCCGCGGCCATCTCCAACTATGAATTCGACCGTGGCCCGCAGGACATCGCCCTGCTGCGCAATATTTCCAAAGTGGCGGCAGCCGCCCATATGCCGTTCGTGGGTTCCGTAGGCCCGGCGTTCTTCGGCAAGGACACCATGGAGGAGGTGGCCGCGATCAAGGATATCGGCAACTACTTTGACCGCGCTGAATACATCAAGTGGAAGGCGTTCCGTGACAGCGACGATGCACGTTACATCGGCCTGACCATGCCGCGTGTGTTGGGCCGGCTGCCCTACGGGCCGGACACCATCCCGGTACGCAGTTTCAATTACGTCGAGAGCGTCAAGGGCCCGGACCACGCCAAGTACCTGTGGACCAACGCTTCGTTCGCCTTCGCGGCCAACATGGTCAAGAGCTTCATCACCAATGGCTGGTGTGTGCAGATTCGTGGGCCGCAATCGGGTGGCGCGGTCACTGAGTTGCCGATCCACTTGTACGATCTTGGCATCGGCAATCAGGTCAAGATCCCCTCGGAAGTGATGATTCCGGAAACCCGCGAGTTTGAATTCGCCAACCTCGGTTTCATCCCGCTTTCGTACTACAAGAACCGCGACTACGCGTGCTTTTTCTCCGCCAACTCGGCGCAGAAACCGGCGCTGTATGACACCGCCGACGCTACCGCCAACAGCCGGATTAACGCACGCCTGCCGTACATCTTCCTGCTCTCACGCATCGCCCATTACCTGAAGCTGATCCAGCGCGAAAACATCGGCACTACCAAGGACCGCCGCCTGCTGGAGTTGGAGCTGAACAAATGGATTGGCGGGTTGGTGACCGAGATGAGCGATCCCGGCGATGACCTTCAGGCTTCGCACCCGCTTCGCGACGCCAAGGTTACGGTGGAAGACATCGAGGACAACCCCGGCTTCTTCCGCGTCAAGTTGTACGCCGTGCCGCACTTCCAGGTCGAGGGCATGGACGTCAATTTGTCGCTGGTTTCGCAAATGCCCAAGGCCAAGGCCTAA
- the tssL gene encoding type VI secretion system protein TssL, short form, which yields MNPVDIDALLQDTYLLVVELRQGASVQNGRELMQLCVAQVEEVRQALKQAGSSPRNVDRISHAQCALLDEAVLTSADKDARDLWAREPLQTRFFNRHQAGESLYEEMREVLREPAPDRQVITAFQRILMSGFRGRYRELSDPEREQLMAALGARITPLSINQRLITQVGRGNWIAGMTWLRLPLTHVLAVAALLGATWWGLDHLLSGAIASLLPGQGGG from the coding sequence ATGAACCCAGTGGATATCGATGCACTGTTGCAAGACACCTACCTGCTGGTGGTTGAGTTGCGCCAGGGCGCCAGCGTGCAGAACGGTCGCGAACTGATGCAGCTGTGTGTGGCGCAGGTTGAGGAGGTGCGGCAGGCGCTCAAGCAGGCGGGCTCGAGCCCGCGCAACGTGGACCGTATCAGCCATGCGCAATGTGCGTTGCTTGATGAAGCCGTGCTCACGTCCGCCGACAAAGACGCGCGGGACTTATGGGCCAGAGAACCGTTACAGACGCGGTTTTTCAATCGCCACCAGGCGGGAGAATCCCTGTACGAGGAAATGCGCGAAGTGTTGCGCGAGCCAGCGCCCGATCGGCAGGTAATTACGGCCTTTCAACGGATATTGATGTCGGGCTTTCGTGGGCGTTACCGGGAGCTGAGTGATCCAGAGCGCGAGCAATTAATGGCTGCCCTCGGAGCCCGGATTACGCCCCTTAGTATCAATCAACGCCTGATTACGCAGGTGGGACGTGGCAACTGGATCGCTGGGATGACCTGGCTGCGTTTACCGCTGACGCATGTTCTGGCGGTGGCTGCATTGCTGGGAGCCACATGGTGGGGGTTGGATCACCTGTTGAGCGGCGCGATTGCCTCGCTCTTGCCTGGGCAAGGGGGAGGGTGA
- a CDS encoding RNA polymerase sigma factor — MKNTGHSTMVSLFLASYDDFKVRLRKRLGSEDLANDVLHETYLRVDRMEVPPNLAQPNAYLYRMALNIAADRRQADARLLTGSEVEELLQSADEAQDPSRVVGGQKEIQSLVKALYELPARRRKILIAARLEEAPHLEISQRFGISTRMVEKEIKAALGHCAKRLERKVIQRFGPGAGKPS; from the coding sequence ATGAAAAATACCGGGCACAGTACGATGGTCAGCCTGTTCCTGGCCTCCTACGACGACTTCAAGGTGCGTTTGCGCAAGCGCCTGGGTTCGGAGGACCTGGCCAACGACGTCCTGCACGAAACCTACCTGCGGGTCGACCGCATGGAGGTGCCGCCAAACCTGGCGCAACCCAACGCCTACCTCTACCGCATGGCCTTGAACATTGCCGCTGACCGTCGCCAGGCCGATGCGCGCTTGCTCACCGGCAGCGAAGTGGAAGAGTTGCTGCAAAGCGCTGACGAAGCCCAGGACCCCTCGCGGGTGGTGGGTGGCCAGAAAGAAATCCAATCCCTGGTCAAGGCCCTCTACGAACTGCCGGCACGGCGCCGCAAGATCCTTATTGCCGCCCGCCTGGAAGAGGCGCCGCACCTGGAAATCTCCCAGCGTTTCGGGATTTCCACGCGCATGGTCGAGAAGGAAATCAAGGCCGCCCTCGGCCACTGCGCCAAGCGCCTGGAAAGAAAAGTGATCCAGCGGTTCGGTCCCGGGGCCGGAAAACCGTCTTAG
- a CDS encoding FecR domain-containing protein, which yields MNIFSLSTARQTAASPVHDEAREWLLLLTSGRATVADAKALQAWRAQSAEHAQAFEQAKALWQQLAPAAAQVSQPRSFGRRAFLGGAIAASAAVVMVRVGAPGGFAGLTADYRTEVGEQRQVLLGDGVSLELNTQTRVSRVGQGIELLEGEVEVLAHVAQPLKVLAGDGWVSAGEARFNLRNTDNKVCVTCIEGSLSVDVAGRSVRLEGGRQLSYSAAEVGEPVVVDTQAVVAWREQVLVFNNATLATVVDEINRYRPGMLLLLNRELGQRRVQARFSLQQLAGVALLIRDAYGAKCTELPGGVVLLS from the coding sequence TTGAACATTTTTAGCCTCTCCACCGCCCGGCAAACCGCTGCCAGCCCCGTGCACGATGAAGCCCGCGAGTGGCTGCTCCTGCTGACCTCGGGCCGCGCCACCGTGGCCGATGCCAAGGCCTTGCAGGCCTGGCGCGCGCAAAGCGCCGAACACGCCCAGGCGTTCGAGCAGGCCAAGGCGTTATGGCAGCAATTGGCGCCGGCTGCGGCGCAAGTCTCGCAGCCCCGTTCGTTCGGCCGACGTGCTTTCCTCGGCGGTGCGATTGCCGCATCGGCAGCCGTGGTAATGGTCCGCGTGGGTGCCCCCGGCGGTTTTGCCGGCCTCACGGCGGACTATCGCACCGAGGTGGGCGAGCAGCGGCAAGTGCTGCTGGGCGACGGGGTCAGCCTGGAACTCAACACCCAGACGCGCGTCAGTCGGGTGGGGCAGGGCATTGAATTGCTCGAAGGCGAAGTTGAAGTGCTCGCCCATGTTGCGCAACCGCTCAAGGTACTGGCCGGCGACGGTTGGGTGAGCGCCGGGGAGGCGCGGTTCAATCTGCGTAACACCGATAACAAGGTGTGCGTGACCTGCATCGAGGGCTCGCTGTCGGTAGATGTCGCGGGTCGCAGTGTGCGGCTTGAGGGCGGGCGCCAGCTGAGCTACAGCGCCGCCGAGGTAGGTGAACCGGTGGTAGTCGATACCCAGGCGGTCGTGGCCTGGCGCGAACAGGTATTGGTGTTCAACAACGCCACACTGGCGACGGTAGTGGACGAGATCAACCGCTACCGGCCGGGAATGTTGCTGTTACTCAACAGGGAGCTGGGCCAGCGTCGCGTGCAGGCGCGGTTCAGCCTGCAGCAGCTGGCGGGCGTGGCGTTGTTGATTCGGGATGCCTATGGCGCAAAATGTACGGAACTGCCAGGTGGGGTGGTTTTGTTGAGTTAG
- the tssB gene encoding type VI secretion system contractile sheath small subunit has translation MASNSFQNEVPKARVNIKLDLHTGGAQKKVELPLKLMVMGDYSNGKEQRPLSERGKVDINKNNFDSVLGEFSPSLKLAVDNTLAGDASDTSVELNFQSMKDFAPEQVARQIPQLRALLAMRNLLRDLKSNLLDNVTFRHELERILKDDALSDELRAELAALAPKEQR, from the coding sequence ATGGCTTCAAACAGTTTCCAAAACGAAGTGCCCAAGGCGCGGGTCAATATCAAGCTTGACCTGCATACCGGTGGTGCTCAGAAAAAAGTCGAATTGCCGCTGAAGCTGATGGTGATGGGCGACTACAGCAACGGCAAAGAACAGCGCCCGCTCTCTGAGCGCGGCAAGGTCGACATCAATAAAAACAACTTTGACAGCGTGCTGGGCGAGTTTTCGCCTAGCCTCAAGCTTGCCGTCGATAACACCTTGGCGGGCGACGCGTCGGATACGTCGGTCGAGCTGAATTTTCAGAGCATGAAGGACTTTGCGCCCGAACAGGTGGCGCGGCAGATTCCGCAACTGCGCGCCTTGCTGGCGATGCGCAATCTGTTGCGTGATCTCAAATCGAACCTGCTGGATAACGTGACCTTCCGCCATGAGTTGGAGCGCATCCTCAAGGATGACGCGCTCAGTGACGAGTTGCGCGCCGAGCTGGCTGCCTTGGCGCCTAAAGAGCAACGTTAA
- a CDS encoding OmpA family protein: protein MTCYLRRILYLWAGALAVALLVIVPLEQWVRAFGVLTVLGCVALAWVLSGRRAVQQRGVANIKDLPAGVFRQPVVLVCGDGLDGLFGVVSVEQMALRVTQQGCYVRVSSLDQLPAVTDAILALRPDWGAQLNVMFCVNPGEHSDSAVLAGQVRAFSHQLALTRKRGLALPLLLVSYLQTARGEEPWFNWANDQADVRVRDAGACVSLREWQQHGADSSIQAARMQASVQLSSVVSWLHDAVLPHSASSLATICAVKFVPALPNAVKGNLWQQWLRSRVALADNRPLVADAILPFPDPLFSLLPRGQLRAPAQRASIAALWLFAVTAVAALASSAWQNTLLVRQVSDDMRRYAAIPQPTQREQREFIWREDAMTVLRQDAQRLDTYYRHGAPLAYGLGLYRGEPLRAPLQAVLAAHVDPAPAAAPVRVANTVRLNGLSLFATGSAQLKPGSTKVLINALVDIKAQPGWLIVIAGHTDATGDAHKNLQLSRARAAAVHTWMQQMSGIPDSCFAVQGFGASQPITTNDTEAGRAANRRVDIRLVPEAGACALSNAGPDRQPPVASRDI, encoded by the coding sequence ATGACCTGCTACCTGCGTCGAATTCTTTATTTGTGGGCGGGGGCTTTGGCTGTCGCTTTGCTGGTCATCGTTCCGCTCGAACAGTGGGTGCGAGCCTTTGGCGTGTTGACCGTATTGGGCTGTGTTGCGCTGGCCTGGGTTTTGTCAGGGCGCCGTGCAGTTCAACAGCGTGGGGTGGCCAATATCAAGGACCTGCCTGCAGGCGTGTTTCGTCAGCCCGTAGTGCTCGTTTGCGGTGATGGTCTGGACGGTCTATTTGGCGTGGTGTCTGTTGAACAGATGGCCCTGCGCGTGACCCAGCAAGGTTGTTATGTCCGTGTCTCCAGCCTGGACCAGTTGCCGGCTGTTACCGATGCCATCCTGGCCCTTCGCCCTGACTGGGGCGCGCAACTCAATGTGATGTTCTGTGTTAACCCTGGCGAGCACAGCGACAGTGCTGTACTCGCTGGCCAGGTGCGCGCTTTCAGTCATCAACTGGCCTTGACGCGTAAGCGTGGCCTGGCGCTGCCGCTGTTGCTGGTGAGCTACTTGCAAACCGCGCGGGGCGAGGAGCCTTGGTTCAATTGGGCCAACGACCAGGCCGACGTCCGTGTGCGTGATGCGGGCGCTTGCGTCAGTTTGCGTGAGTGGCAGCAGCACGGCGCAGATTCATCCATACAAGCGGCTCGGATGCAGGCGAGCGTACAGCTGAGCAGCGTTGTGTCCTGGCTGCATGACGCGGTGCTGCCACACAGCGCTTCGAGTTTGGCGACGATCTGCGCGGTCAAATTCGTGCCGGCATTGCCGAATGCCGTCAAGGGCAACCTATGGCAGCAATGGTTGCGCAGCAGAGTGGCGCTGGCCGACAACCGGCCGTTGGTGGCGGATGCGATCCTGCCGTTCCCGGACCCGCTATTTAGCTTGCTACCACGTGGCCAGCTGCGTGCCCCAGCACAACGCGCAAGCATCGCGGCGCTGTGGTTATTCGCCGTTACCGCTGTCGCTGCACTCGCCAGCTCGGCATGGCAGAACACCTTGTTGGTGCGTCAAGTCAGTGACGATATGCGGCGCTATGCGGCGATTCCCCAACCGACTCAACGTGAGCAGCGCGAATTTATCTGGCGTGAAGACGCCATGACCGTGCTTCGTCAGGACGCCCAGCGCCTGGACACTTATTACCGGCACGGTGCGCCCTTGGCATACGGCTTGGGCCTGTATCGCGGCGAACCACTGCGGGCGCCGCTGCAGGCCGTGTTGGCCGCGCATGTAGACCCTGCGCCGGCTGCTGCGCCGGTACGCGTTGCCAACACCGTTCGGCTGAACGGCCTGTCGCTGTTTGCCACCGGCAGTGCCCAACTCAAGCCAGGCTCGACCAAAGTCCTGATCAATGCGCTGGTCGACATCAAGGCCCAACCAGGCTGGCTGATCGTGATCGCCGGCCACACTGACGCCACCGGCGACGCCCACAAGAACCTGCAGCTATCCCGTGCGCGTGCCGCAGCCGTGCATACCTGGATGCAGCAGATGAGCGGCATTCCCGACAGCTGTTTTGCGGTGCAGGGCTTCGGCGCCAGCCAACCGATTACCACTAATGACACCGAGGCGGGGCGTGCTGCCAACCGCCGCGTTGATATCCGTCTGGTACCTGAGGCAGGGGCGTGCGCGCTCTCTAATGCAGGGCCAGACAGGCAACCCCCTGTCGCATCCCGCGACATTTAA
- the tssK gene encoding type VI secretion system baseplate subunit TssK, with amino-acid sequence MKIDRPLWAAGALLSPQQFQQQARWEAWTNESLAHLSRVHPWGVLGVGFDTEALRLGKLKATQVCVRMPDGTLVDTDHVDRLPPAVELAQMVAGADQQAIVHLALPLEQANGNNCLFEGGRADRPMRYRQAWREVQDIYADEAQSIGVLEHALSLRLHTDDNADYLTCPVARLVRDGQGAWNLDPTYVPPLLSFAAHAGLLTQLDNLLTQLSAKRQRLMGMRRESNQRMADFAVADVSLFWLLNALNTYQPVLADLQAFPARHPEQVYQQLIKLAGGLLTFSLEHNIDTIPAYRHEQLESVLPPLMRTISTLLEASLPSRVIALELEEVSANRWQVTLNDPRLRERDGADFYLSVRCRLPAAQLQDQFPRLCKIGTPDDVNYLVNVALDGVPLQSLSHVPAAIPLRLENQYFALDLSHPKGQAMLDEGVCAFYVPSTLADVKLELFAVLRS; translated from the coding sequence ATGAAAATCGACCGCCCCCTGTGGGCCGCGGGCGCTTTGCTGTCGCCGCAACAATTCCAGCAGCAGGCACGCTGGGAGGCTTGGACCAACGAGAGCCTGGCGCATTTATCGCGGGTACACCCCTGGGGTGTGCTGGGGGTCGGTTTCGACACGGAGGCCTTGCGCCTGGGGAAACTCAAGGCCACCCAGGTGTGTGTACGTATGCCCGATGGCACCCTGGTTGATACCGATCATGTCGATAGACTGCCGCCCGCAGTGGAGCTGGCGCAAATGGTGGCCGGGGCTGATCAGCAGGCGATAGTGCACCTGGCACTGCCGCTGGAGCAGGCCAATGGCAACAACTGCCTGTTCGAAGGTGGCCGCGCCGATCGCCCTATGCGTTACCGCCAGGCCTGGCGTGAAGTACAGGACATTTATGCCGACGAGGCGCAGTCGATCGGTGTGCTGGAACACGCCCTGAGCCTGCGTCTGCACACGGATGACAATGCCGACTACCTGACCTGCCCGGTCGCACGCCTGGTGCGTGACGGGCAGGGTGCCTGGAATCTTGATCCGACCTATGTGCCGCCGCTGCTGAGTTTCGCTGCGCATGCGGGGCTGTTGACTCAGCTGGACAACCTGCTGACGCAGCTATCCGCCAAGCGGCAACGGTTGATGGGCATGCGCCGCGAAAGCAATCAGCGCATGGCCGACTTTGCCGTGGCGGATGTTTCACTGTTCTGGCTGCTCAACGCCTTGAATACCTACCAGCCGGTATTGGCGGATCTTCAGGCGTTTCCCGCGCGGCATCCGGAGCAGGTCTATCAGCAATTGATCAAGCTGGCCGGGGGGCTACTGACCTTCTCGCTGGAACACAATATCGACACGATTCCGGCTTATCGGCATGAACAGCTGGAAAGCGTATTGCCACCCTTGATGCGCACCATTTCAACCTTGCTGGAAGCCAGCCTGCCATCGCGTGTAATAGCGCTGGAGTTGGAAGAAGTGAGTGCCAATCGCTGGCAGGTCACGCTGAATGACCCGCGCCTGCGTGAGCGTGATGGGGCTGATTTCTATCTGTCGGTGCGTTGCCGCCTGCCAGCCGCGCAATTGCAGGATCAGTTCCCGCGGCTGTGCAAGATCGGCACGCCGGACGACGTCAACTACCTGGTCAACGTCGCCCTCGATGGTGTGCCGTTGCAGTCCCTCAGCCATGTGCCGGCGGCGATTCCGTTACGTCTGGAAAACCAGTATTTCGCGCTGGATCTCAGCCATCCCAAGGGCCAGGCCATGCTCGATGAAGGGGTCTGTGCGTTCTATGTGCCAAGCACCTTGGCCGACGTGAAACTTGAACTGTTTGCGGTGTTGCGCTCATGA